In Turicibacter sanguinis, a genomic segment contains:
- the ahpC gene encoding alkyl hydroperoxide reductase subunit C, with amino-acid sequence MSLINTQVVDFKVQAYHNGEFKEVTNETIKGQWSVFFFYPADFTFVCPTELGDLADNYSKFQEMGCEVYSVSTDTHFVHKAWADASETIAKIKYPMLADPTGTLARGFGVMIEEEGLALRGTFIVNPEGQIKAYEIHDLGIGRNAEELVRKVQAAQFVAEHGDQVCPAKWQPGAETLTPSLDLVGKL; translated from the coding sequence ATGTCATTAATCAATACTCAAGTAGTAGATTTTAAAGTTCAAGCTTATCACAATGGTGAATTCAAAGAAGTAACTAACGAAACAATTAAAGGACAATGGTCTGTATTCTTCTTCTATCCAGCAGATTTCACTTTCGTTTGTCCAACTGAATTAGGAGATTTAGCAGATAACTATTCTAAATTCCAAGAAATGGGATGTGAAGTATATTCTGTATCTACAGATACTCACTTCGTTCATAAAGCATGGGCTGATGCTTCTGAAACAATTGCAAAAATCAAATATCCAATGTTAGCAGATCCAACTGGAACTTTAGCTCGTGGATTTGGTGTTATGATTGAAGAAGAAGGTTTAGCTTTACGTGGAACATTCATCGTTAACCCAGAAGGTCAAATTAAAGCTTATGAAATTCATGATTTAGGAATTGGACGTAATGCTGAAGAATTAGTACGTAAAGTACAAGCAGCTCAATTCGTTGCTGAGCACGGAGATCAAGTATGTCCAGCTAAATGGCAACCAGGAGCTGAAACTTTAACTCCAAGCTTAGACTTAGTAGGAAAACTTTAA
- the dnaX gene encoding DNA polymerase III subunit gamma/tau, with amino-acid sequence MSYNALYRAHRPQKFSDVVGQVHIVRTIQNALKHERLSHAYLFCGPRGTGKTSIAKIIAKAVNCVNYPTDEPCNECVNCTTITNGSNSDVFEIDAASNNGVDEIREIRDKVKYAPTMGRYKVYIIDEVHMLSTGAFNALLKTLEEPPKHVIFILATTEPHKIPPTIISRCQRFDFKQISTKEITQHLSEILTSQNIEFEEDAVQLVAELAEGGMRDALSLLDQVISYSYDKILIDDVHALSGTIANHQLLQIIRGIKDLDFSTIIDLIQDMIDQGKEAIRIIDGLINVYRDLLMYQKIGNSSNISNLLISDELFIPLTEELRSAQIVQYLFKLNKLQNEMRFANHPELMLEVGLLSLTETDSEMTGNKADYEIEINDLKKEIEVLKRLVKKVESIPTTVASNHTKIINQDDSQFKMNLFQEDTKVSDFKLPATEDHIILPEHITPEMLTIEQVLSHASKQARDNVLEKWSQLNPIKMPEYKDVIVLLQDGSVVAASDEGFILTYKHEPGCRRLLREDNKKIAEQIVAYLFGRPYAFNVMPESFWLEQRQSYLEQKKQGIEPRLKQYSQDIKNVINYNEEVQSKKDDFIDNIVNLYGADLVNIIDE; translated from the coding sequence ATGTCATACAATGCATTATATCGTGCTCATCGTCCCCAAAAATTTAGCGATGTAGTGGGACAAGTTCATATCGTTAGAACGATTCAAAATGCACTTAAACATGAACGTTTATCACATGCGTATTTATTTTGTGGACCACGCGGAACCGGAAAGACATCAATTGCTAAAATTATCGCAAAAGCTGTAAACTGTGTGAATTATCCAACCGATGAACCTTGTAATGAGTGTGTTAATTGTACAACCATTACAAACGGCTCTAATTCAGATGTATTTGAAATTGATGCAGCTAGTAATAATGGTGTAGATGAAATCCGTGAAATTAGAGATAAAGTTAAATATGCACCGACAATGGGGCGATATAAAGTATATATCATCGATGAGGTGCACATGTTATCCACAGGGGCTTTTAATGCACTTTTAAAAACGTTAGAAGAACCCCCTAAACATGTTATTTTTATTTTAGCTACAACAGAGCCACATAAAATCCCACCTACTATTATTTCTCGTTGTCAACGCTTTGATTTTAAACAGATTTCTACTAAAGAAATCACACAACATTTATCAGAAATTTTAACTAGTCAAAACATTGAGTTTGAAGAAGATGCTGTTCAATTAGTTGCTGAATTAGCTGAAGGTGGAATGCGTGATGCCTTAAGTTTACTTGATCAGGTTATTTCATATTCGTACGATAAGATTCTCATCGATGATGTTCATGCTTTAAGTGGAACAATTGCAAATCATCAGTTGTTACAAATTATTAGAGGAATAAAGGATTTAGATTTTTCAACAATCATTGATTTAATCCAGGATATGATTGACCAAGGAAAAGAAGCAATCCGTATTATAGATGGATTAATTAATGTTTATAGAGATTTATTGATGTATCAAAAAATAGGAAATTCTTCTAACATCTCTAATTTACTAATCTCTGACGAACTATTTATCCCATTAACGGAAGAATTACGTTCTGCACAAATTGTACAATATTTATTTAAATTAAATAAATTACAGAATGAAATGAGATTTGCGAATCATCCTGAATTAATGCTCGAAGTTGGGCTATTAAGTTTAACTGAAACTGACTCAGAAATGACAGGGAATAAGGCAGACTATGAGATAGAAATCAATGATTTGAAAAAAGAAATTGAGGTATTAAAAAGATTAGTTAAAAAAGTTGAGAGTATACCAACTACAGTTGCATCTAATCATACAAAAATCATTAACCAAGATGATTCTCAATTTAAAATGAATTTATTTCAAGAAGACACTAAAGTATCAGATTTCAAACTTCCAGCCACAGAAGACCATATTATCTTACCTGAACATATCACACCAGAAATGTTAACCATTGAACAAGTTTTATCTCATGCAAGTAAACAAGCAAGAGATAATGTCTTAGAAAAATGGTCCCAGTTAAATCCCATTAAAATGCCTGAGTACAAAGATGTTATTGTCTTATTACAAGATGGTAGTGTTGTCGCAGCTTCAGATGAAGGATTTATTTTAACTTACAAACATGAACCGGGATGTAGACGATTACTAAGAGAAGATAATAAAAAAATTGCTGAACAAATTGTGGCTTATCTATTTGGTCGTCCGTATGCTTTTAATGTCATGCCAGAGTCTTTTTGGCTTGAACAAAGACAAAGTTATTTAGAACAAAAGAAACAAGGTATTGAACCTAGACTAAAACAATATAGTCAGGATATTAAAAATGTGATAAATTATAATGAGGAAGTTCAGTCTAAGAAAGATGATTTTATTGATAATATTGTCAATTTATATGGGGCTGACTTAGTGAATATAATAGACGAGTAG
- the rpsI gene encoding 30S ribosomal protein S9 — MTVQYLGTGRRKSSVARVRLVPGTGKVIINGREFEDYIPSAATRLDIMQPLSLTETANQYDVLVNVQGGGLTGQAGAIRLGIARALLQVDAEYRPTLKPVGLLTRDSRAKERKKYGLKAARRAPQFSKR; from the coding sequence ATGACAGTACAATACTTAGGAACTGGTCGTCGTAAAAGTTCAGTTGCTCGTGTACGTTTAGTACCTGGAACTGGAAAAGTAATTATCAACGGTCGCGAATTTGAAGATTATATTCCTTCTGCAGCAACTCGTTTAGATATCATGCAACCATTATCATTAACTGAAACAGCTAACCAATATGATGTATTAGTTAATGTACAAGGTGGAGGATTAACAGGTCAAGCTGGAGCAATTCGTTTAGGAATCGCTCGTGCTTTATTACAAGTTGATGCTGAATACCGTCCAACATTAAAACCAGTAGGTTTATTAACTCGTGACTCACGTGCTAAAGAACGTAAAAAATACGGACTTAAAGCAGCTCGTCGTGCTCCACAGTTCTCAAAACGTTAA
- a CDS encoding ABC transporter ATP-binding protein has protein sequence MFKKFISYYRNHLGLFILDMIAALLMAGIDLVYPYFTGIFMDDYIPNGKIQSMVIVSLTLLILFIIRLICSHIVNYWGHIMGCKMEFDMRQDLFKKFQSLNFSYYDENKTGVIMSRLVGDLRDITELAHHGPEDIFISLIMIIGSFIILFNINAVFTLSIFPIIILIIIFSMWRRNAMMQGFRATRKTQGEINAQIESSIGGIRLTKSFANEDYEYNKFTENNLNYANSWKNALFQMSIFSSGNTFLIDILNLILLIMGGILVYNNTLTFGDFTAFLLYINFLIKPIQRLINFMQQFQTGWAGFERFYEIIQLKPKIKSKENAIYLNNPKGNIIFNHVNFKYEANEEHVLTDFNINIESGKKIALVGESGVGKSTISLLIPRFYDVTSGEILIDDINIKDYELSSLRKNIGHVQQEVYIFYGNIRDNILYGNPQATEEEIIIAAKKARIHDFIMSLENGYDTIVGERGVKLSGGQKQRIAIARVFLKNPAILILDEATSALDNITEMLIQEALEDLTKGRTSIIIAHRLSTIKEADEILVLSKNGISERGTHEELLNKQGYYAELYNTQFKNL, from the coding sequence ATGTTTAAAAAATTTATTTCTTACTATAGGAATCATTTAGGATTATTTATTCTAGATATGATAGCCGCGCTACTTATGGCAGGTATCGACTTAGTTTATCCTTATTTTACAGGGATATTTATGGATGATTATATTCCAAATGGAAAAATTCAATCTATGGTTATAGTAAGTCTTACTTTATTAATATTATTTATTATTCGTTTAATATGTTCACACATCGTCAACTATTGGGGGCATATTATGGGATGTAAAATGGAATTTGATATGAGACAAGATTTATTCAAAAAATTTCAATCCTTGAATTTCAGTTATTATGATGAAAATAAAACCGGTGTTATTATGTCCCGATTAGTAGGAGATTTAAGAGATATTACAGAGTTAGCACATCATGGACCAGAAGATATCTTTATATCTCTGATCATGATTATAGGAAGTTTTATTATATTATTTAATATTAATGCTGTATTTACCTTATCGATATTTCCTATCATCATTTTAATTATCATCTTCTCAATGTGGAGACGGAATGCAATGATGCAAGGATTTAGAGCTACACGAAAAACACAAGGAGAAATCAATGCACAAATTGAAAGTAGTATTGGGGGAATCCGTTTAACAAAATCATTTGCAAATGAAGATTACGAGTACAATAAATTTACTGAAAATAATTTAAACTATGCTAACTCATGGAAAAATGCACTATTCCAAATGTCAATCTTCTCAAGCGGAAATACCTTTTTAATAGATATTTTGAATCTCATATTATTAATTATGGGAGGAATCCTCGTTTATAATAATACATTAACATTTGGAGATTTTACTGCGTTTCTCCTATACATAAATTTCTTAATTAAACCAATTCAACGCTTAATTAATTTTATGCAACAATTCCAAACAGGATGGGCAGGATTTGAAAGATTCTACGAAATTATTCAATTAAAACCCAAAATTAAGTCAAAAGAAAATGCTATTTATTTAAATAATCCGAAGGGAAATATTATTTTTAACCATGTAAACTTTAAATATGAAGCAAATGAAGAACATGTGTTAACAGATTTTAATATTAATATTGAATCTGGTAAAAAAATAGCTTTAGTTGGAGAATCAGGTGTTGGGAAATCAACTATCTCTCTACTAATTCCAAGATTTTATGATGTAACATCTGGAGAAATATTAATAGATGATATTAATATAAAAGATTATGAATTAAGCTCTTTAAGAAAAAATATTGGACACGTTCAGCAAGAAGTATATATTTTCTATGGCAATATCCGTGATAATATTTTATATGGAAATCCACAGGCAACAGAGGAAGAAATAATTATAGCTGCCAAAAAAGCTCGTATTCATGACTTTATCATGTCACTAGAAAATGGATATGATACTATTGTTGGAGAACGTGGAGTAAAGCTTTCTGGCGGGCAAAAACAAAGGATCGCAATTGCACGAGTATTTCTTAAAAATCCTGCAATACTCATTTTAGATGAAGCGACATCAGCATTAGACAATATCACAGAGATGTTAATTCAAGAGGCATTGGAAGATTTAACAAAAGGTCGAACAAGCATTATAATAGCCCATCGTTTAAGCACTATAAAAGAAGCAGATGAAATCTTAGTCCTTTCAAAAAATGGAATCTCAGAAAGAGGAACACATGAAGAGCTATTAAATAAACAAGGATATTATGCTGAACTCTATAATACCCAATTCAAAAATTTATAA
- a CDS encoding MATE family efflux transporter, with amino-acid sequence MMEKKTNLMTEGVIWKQLLLFSIPLLVGNLFQQLYNTVDSIIVGNYVGSQALAAVGASTPIINLLVGFFMGIATGAGIIISQFYGAKDEKRLRESVHTALALSILAGIFLTVVGMMFSPWILRIMGTPDEVLQDSVLYLRLYFVGSLFLLVYNMGAGILRAVGDSRRPLYYLCISSVINIVLDLLFVVGFKMGVAGVALATLLAQGVSAILLAIHLIKTSESYRLVIKEIRVHKLVFQEIVMVGIPTGLQSVIVSLSNAIVQSSINGFGAAAIAGCSAYIKLDGFMILPIMSFGMASTTFIGQNLGARQYDRMKQGLKTTLWMTSIYTIIVSLLMYAFGSEALKIFSQEPDVLKYGRSMLQCLIPAYIMLAVMQSLVGSVRGAGKTMITMMISIVSLCVVRVLWIMGVLAFNPSIEGVFLGYPISWTIGAILMIIYTVKGKWIPLD; translated from the coding sequence ATGATGGAGAAAAAAACTAATTTGATGACTGAGGGAGTTATTTGGAAGCAACTTTTATTATTTTCGATTCCCTTATTAGTCGGGAACCTATTTCAACAGCTCTATAATACAGTTGATTCAATTATTGTCGGAAACTATGTCGGAAGCCAAGCTCTGGCAGCAGTTGGGGCAAGTACCCCAATTATTAATTTATTAGTGGGATTTTTTATGGGAATTGCAACAGGTGCTGGAATTATTATTTCCCAATTTTACGGAGCGAAAGATGAGAAGCGTTTAAGAGAATCTGTTCATACGGCGCTAGCACTTAGCATTTTAGCCGGTATTTTTTTAACGGTTGTGGGGATGATGTTTTCTCCATGGATTTTAAGAATTATGGGAACACCTGATGAGGTGTTGCAAGATTCGGTGTTGTATTTGAGGTTGTATTTTGTTGGGAGTTTGTTTTTGCTTGTTTATAATATGGGCGCTGGAATTTTGAGGGCAGTTGGAGATTCGAGGCGACCTTTATATTATTTATGTATTTCATCTGTAATAAACATTGTACTTGATTTATTATTTGTAGTTGGATTCAAGATGGGAGTTGCAGGCGTAGCTCTGGCAACGTTACTTGCTCAAGGTGTTTCGGCTATTTTACTAGCGATTCATCTGATAAAGACGTCTGAGAGCTATCGTCTTGTTATTAAAGAAATCCGTGTTCATAAGCTTGTATTTCAGGAGATTGTGATGGTTGGAATTCCAACAGGCTTGCAGTCAGTTATTGTTTCATTATCTAATGCCATTGTCCAAAGTAGTATTAATGGTTTCGGAGCGGCGGCTATTGCGGGATGTAGCGCCTATATCAAATTAGATGGTTTTATGATTTTGCCAATTATGAGTTTTGGGATGGCGTCTACTACCTTTATTGGTCAAAATTTAGGGGCACGTCAGTATGATCGTATGAAACAAGGGTTGAAGACAACATTGTGGATGACTTCGATTTACACAATCATTGTATCTTTATTAATGTATGCATTTGGTAGTGAGGCACTAAAAATCTTCTCTCAAGAACCTGATGTTCTCAAATATGGGCGTAGTATGTTACAGTGTCTGATTCCCGCGTACATCATGTTAGCAGTTATGCAGTCGTTAGTTGGATCGGTGCGTGGAGCTGGGAAAACAATGATTACTATGATGATTTCGATTGTTAGTTTATGTGTGGTAAGGGTTTTATGGATTATGGGTGTTTTGGCATTTAATCCGAGTATTGAAGGGGTGTTTCTTGGATATCCTATTTCTTGGACGATAGGCGCTATTTTGATGATTATTTATACGGTAAAAGGAAAATGGATACCTCTTGATTAG
- the rplM gene encoding 50S ribosomal protein L13 produces MRTTFMQKSHEVDRKWFVVDAADKTLGRLSTEVATLLRGKHKPTFTPHVDCGDYVIVINAEKINLTGNKLADKCYYRHSGYQGGLTVRTAQQMRDTQPERMLELAIKGMLPKGRLGRATGKKLFVYAGAEHPHAAQKPEVYELRG; encoded by the coding sequence ATGCGTACAACATTTATGCAAAAATCTCATGAAGTAGATCGTAAATGGTTCGTTGTTGATGCTGCAGATAAAACTTTAGGGCGCTTATCTACAGAAGTAGCAACACTTTTACGTGGAAAACATAAACCAACATTCACACCACATGTAGACTGTGGAGATTATGTAATCGTAATCAATGCTGAAAAAATCAATTTAACAGGAAATAAATTAGCTGACAAATGCTACTACCGTCATTCAGGATATCAAGGTGGATTAACTGTTCGTACAGCTCAACAAATGCGTGATACTCAACCAGAACGTATGTTAGAATTAGCTATCAAAGGTATGTTACCAAAAGGACGTTTAGGACGTGCAACTGGTAAAAAATTATTTGTATATGCTGGAGCAGAACATCCACATGCAGCACAAAAACCAGAAGTTTACGAACTTCGCGGATAA
- a CDS encoding energy-coupling factor transporter ATPase, whose protein sequence is MENAMIKLSNVTFGYEENQTVLKNYNLLINKGEFVTILGHNGSGKSTLSKLLVGLVKANEGEIYVDNQLLDEESVYDIRQKIGIVFQNPDNQFVGSTVRDDIAFGLENKCVEYDEMHRLVNEYAEKVGMKNFLDREPHRLSGGEKQRVAIAGVLALGANVIILDEATAMLDPQGRQNMMSLVRELAEDHNKTIIMITHHLDEAVFSDRIVVMNDGEIILEGRPKEVFAKKELLESVQLDVPFAVKASYDLKDKGIIEDICTSDEELMNKLWALSLKK, encoded by the coding sequence TTGGAAAATGCAATGATTAAATTAAGTAATGTAACATTTGGTTATGAAGAGAATCAAACTGTATTAAAAAATTATAATTTATTAATTAATAAAGGTGAATTTGTAACAATTCTTGGTCATAATGGTTCTGGAAAGTCGACTTTATCGAAATTACTCGTTGGGTTAGTTAAAGCTAATGAGGGTGAAATCTATGTGGATAATCAATTGTTAGATGAAGAATCAGTTTATGATATTCGTCAAAAAATAGGGATTGTTTTTCAAAATCCAGACAATCAATTCGTAGGAAGTACTGTACGTGATGATATTGCATTTGGATTAGAGAATAAATGTGTTGAATATGATGAAATGCATCGCCTTGTGAATGAATATGCTGAAAAAGTTGGAATGAAAAACTTTTTAGACCGTGAACCGCATCGCTTAAGTGGAGGAGAAAAACAACGTGTTGCAATTGCGGGTGTTTTAGCTCTTGGAGCTAATGTTATTATTTTAGACGAAGCAACTGCAATGCTTGATCCACAAGGTCGTCAAAATATGATGAGTTTAGTTCGTGAATTGGCTGAAGATCATAATAAGACGATCATTATGATTACGCATCATTTAGATGAAGCTGTGTTTAGTGACCGTATTGTTGTGATGAATGATGGAGAAATTATTTTAGAGGGAAGACCAAAAGAAGTGTTTGCAAAGAAAGAGTTATTAGAATCTGTACAATTAGATGTTCCTTTTGCTGTTAAAGCTTCTTATGATTTGAAAGATAAAGGTATTATTGAGGATATTTGTACGAGCGATGAGGAGTTGATGAATAAGTTATGGGCATTAAGTTTGAAAAAGTAA
- a CDS encoding energy-coupling factor ABC transporter ATP-binding protein — protein sequence MGIKFEKVSHVYNLNTPMEQRAIYDINIDIQDNKFVSIIGHTGSGKSTLIQHMNGLLKPSSGVITVGKQTIKSDEKNKNLKAIRQHVGLVFQFPEYQLFEETVEKDIMFGPMNYGVSEEEARQRAKEVAKIVGLDDSILEQSPFHLSGGQMRRVAIAGILAMNPDILVLDEPTAGLDPQGQHEMMQIFNDLHQKYGKTIVLVTHDMNLVCEYAEHVIVMHRGEMKLQGSPKEVFKEVELLGECGITLPLVAQNYYNFASKLGLSVEDLPLTTEEFVLKIEDLVERG from the coding sequence ATGGGCATTAAGTTTGAAAAAGTAAGTCATGTTTATAATTTAAATACGCCAATGGAACAGCGAGCAATTTATGATATTAATATTGATATTCAAGATAATAAGTTTGTCTCAATCATTGGACATACTGGTTCTGGAAAATCAACGCTTATCCAACATATGAATGGTTTGTTAAAACCATCAAGTGGTGTGATTACTGTCGGAAAACAAACGATTAAATCGGATGAGAAAAACAAAAATTTAAAAGCGATTCGTCAGCATGTTGGCTTAGTATTTCAGTTTCCTGAGTATCAGTTATTTGAAGAAACTGTTGAAAAAGATATTATGTTCGGTCCAATGAACTATGGAGTTTCTGAAGAGGAAGCTCGTCAAAGGGCGAAAGAGGTTGCTAAGATTGTTGGGTTGGACGATAGTATTTTGGAGCAGTCTCCTTTTCATTTGAGTGGAGGACAGATGCGCCGTGTTGCGATAGCTGGAATTTTAGCGATGAATCCTGATATTTTGGTCCTTGATGAGCCCACTGCTGGACTTGACCCTCAAGGACAACATGAGATGATGCAGATTTTTAATGATTTGCATCAGAAGTATGGTAAGACTATTGTGTTAGTTACTCATGATATGAATCTGGTATGTGAGTATGCAGAGCATGTTATTGTGATGCATCGTGGTGAGATGAAGTTACAAGGGTCACCAAAAGAGGTGTTTAAAGAGGTTGAGTTACTTGGAGAGTGCGGGATTACTTTACCGTTAGTGGCGCAGAATTATTATAATTTTGCTTCAAAGCTCGGATTATCTGTTGAGGATTTACCTCTAACAACAGAGGAGTTTGTTTTAAAAATTGAAGATTTAGTAGAGAGGGGCTAG
- a CDS encoding MerR family transcriptional regulator, giving the protein MNIKEVSERLGLSADTLRYYERIGLIPPVQRNKNGIRNYSEDDCTWIEFIKCMRASGLPIEVLIEYVTLFQQGEETSSARKEILIEQRDVLLEKIAELQKTVTRLNGKIEFYEQHVIPREESFRRKK; this is encoded by the coding sequence ATGAATATTAAAGAGGTTAGCGAGCGACTTGGGTTATCGGCGGATACGCTACGTTATTATGAACGGATTGGGTTGATTCCTCCAGTACAACGAAATAAGAATGGGATTAGAAATTATTCTGAAGATGATTGTACATGGATTGAATTTATTAAGTGTATGCGTGCTTCTGGGCTGCCTATTGAGGTTTTAATTGAGTATGTGACATTATTCCAACAAGGTGAGGAAACAAGCTCTGCCCGCAAGGAAATACTAATTGAGCAGCGCGATGTATTACTTGAGAAGATTGCAGAGTTACAAAAGACAGTTACACGATTAAATGGCAAGATTGAATTTTATGAGCAACATGTGATTCCAAGAGAAGAATCGTTTAGAAGAAAAAAATAA
- a CDS encoding flavodoxin family protein produces the protein MRVLILSGSPRRHGNSDLLCDEFMRGAIDAGHEVLKVFLRDKQINYCMACDGCRGNGGRCVIKDDMADILTQMILSDVIVMASPVYFYSMDAQMKTLIDRTVAKYIKIIDKDFYFIVTAADSNPQALKPTVEGFRGFIDCLEGAKEKGVLYGTGVWQKGDALKTDLMIQAYEMGKSL, from the coding sequence ATGAGGGTTTTAATTTTATCGGGTAGTCCAAGAAGACATGGAAATTCAGATTTGTTATGTGATGAGTTTATGCGGGGAGCAATTGATGCTGGACATGAGGTTTTGAAGGTTTTTTTAAGAGATAAGCAGATTAATTATTGTATGGCTTGCGATGGTTGTCGAGGAAATGGTGGACGTTGTGTGATTAAAGATGACATGGCGGATATTTTGACTCAGATGATTTTGTCTGATGTGATTGTGATGGCTTCTCCTGTTTATTTTTATTCGATGGATGCCCAGATGAAGACATTGATTGATCGAACAGTAGCTAAATATATTAAGATTATTGATAAAGATTTCTATTTTATTGTGACGGCTGCTGATAGTAACCCACAAGCATTAAAACCGACAGTTGAAGGGTTCCGAGGTTTTATAGACTGCTTAGAGGGAGCTAAGGAAAAAGGTGTTCTTTATGGGACTGGGGTTTGGCAAAAAGGCGATGCTTTAAAAACTGATTTGATGATACAAGCTTACGAAATGGGAAAAAGTTTATAA
- the recR gene encoding recombination mediator RecR, with protein sequence MQYPQPITKLIESLSKLPGIGNKTAERLAFYVISSMKEDDVTTFAKALIDSKRQLFKCPICGHITDTDPCSICSDSHRDRSLIAVVQDPKDVIAIERMRGFKGLYHVLNGVLSPLDGMGPEDIGIPALIERLKDENVKELILALSATLEGDATSQYIAKLLKNTDVKVTRIARGLEMGRSIEYADEVTLIRALEGRRELF encoded by the coding sequence ATGCAATATCCACAACCTATTACAAAATTAATTGAAAGCTTAAGTAAACTTCCAGGTATAGGAAATAAAACTGCGGAACGTCTTGCTTTTTATGTTATAAGTTCTATGAAAGAGGATGATGTAACAACATTTGCTAAAGCTTTAATCGATAGCAAACGTCAGTTATTTAAATGCCCAATTTGTGGGCATATTACAGATACTGACCCATGTTCAATCTGTTCAGATTCACATCGTGATCGTTCATTGATTGCGGTTGTACAAGATCCGAAAGATGTGATCGCTATAGAACGCATGCGTGGGTTTAAAGGGTTATACCATGTATTAAATGGAGTACTGTCTCCACTTGATGGCATGGGACCTGAAGATATCGGGATTCCGGCATTAATCGAACGTTTAAAAGATGAGAATGTAAAAGAATTAATATTAGCTTTAAGTGCAACTCTTGAAGGGGATGCTACTTCACAATACATTGCTAAGTTATTAAAAAATACAGATGTTAAAGTAACGCGAATTGCAAGAGGTCTTGAAATGGGGCGCTCAATCGAGTATGCAGATGAAGTTACTTTAATTCGTGCATTAGAAGGACGTCGTGAACTATTTTAA
- a CDS encoding NusG domain II-containing protein, whose translation MKRLDVYIIIAVLIISGGLFAMFSLQPQVDQEVVISLKGSEYARVPIDGKEHIYEIETELGYNKIIVNAKGVHIEEADCPDHECILFGTLSKTGQSIICAPHYLVIEIVGNVDSGIDGVAI comes from the coding sequence ATGAAAAGGTTAGATGTATATATTATAATTGCTGTTTTAATTATTAGTGGTGGACTATTCGCTATGTTTAGTTTACAGCCCCAGGTAGATCAAGAAGTGGTTATTTCTTTAAAAGGATCAGAATATGCACGAGTTCCTATTGATGGTAAGGAACATATTTATGAAATTGAAACAGAGCTAGGTTATAATAAGATAATTGTTAATGCTAAAGGTGTTCATATTGAAGAAGCTGATTGTCCAGATCATGAATGTATTTTATTTGGAACTTTAAGTAAAACAGGACAAAGTATTATTTGTGCACCACATTATCTAGTTATTGAAATAGTAGGAAATGTAGATAGTGGAATTGACGGAGTAGCAATCTAG
- a CDS encoding YbaB/EbfC family nucleoid-associated protein, protein MIMNPMMMKKIQKMQKDMLKAQKDIEESVFTGSAAGGMVTIEVKGTKEINKVNINPSVVDPEDVEMLEDVILLALNDAFRQVDEKTESTMGQFTKGMNIPGLF, encoded by the coding sequence ATGATTATGAATCCAATGATGATGAAAAAAATTCAAAAAATGCAAAAAGATATGTTAAAAGCACAAAAGGATATTGAAGAATCAGTATTCACAGGTTCTGCTGCAGGTGGAATGGTAACAATTGAGGTTAAAGGTACAAAAGAAATTAACAAAGTAAACATTAATCCATCAGTTGTTGACCCAGAAGATGTAGAAATGTTAGAAGATGTTATTTTATTAGCATTAAATGATGCATTCCGCCAAGTTGATGAAAAAACTGAATCAACAATGGGACAATTCACAAAAGGAATGAATATTCCTGGATTATTCTAA
- a CDS encoding pro-sigmaK processing inhibitor BofA family protein, whose protein sequence is MKTVGWLVKRFIIGVFALYLFNIIGVYFNVSIPLNYITSFITGTLGIPGFILVYVLTKIVLV, encoded by the coding sequence ATGAAGACAGTAGGATGGTTAGTTAAAAGATTCATAATTGGAGTATTTGCCTTATATCTTTTTAATATAATCGGAGTATACTTTAATGTATCGATTCCTTTAAATTATATTACTTCTTTTATAACGGGAACTCTTGGCATTCCGGGATTTATATTAGTTTATGTTTTAACTAAAATAGTTTTAGTATAA